The DNA window agaaaaaaagtgtcTGACTGGCCGGAAGTTGTATTTACTTGTCAGGCTTAATGAAATGTTTACTGGTATTCAATCCTAGGTAATTGTGAAGTTGGTGGCTACATTCAGTACTGCAGACAGACCATAGGTGGGAGATTACAACGTTTCTAGTTAAAGGGTCATGCGTTTAAAATCCCATGTTGGGGACCTACTGAGTCAATTACAGTGTGCTTATTTTAACCTCTACAACACAGATCTGTATTATAACTGGAACAGATAATCCTTATTTCTCAGCTTCggatagctgttccagttgttctgcagttctgtggtctagaggttaaatctccagctaagcacactgcaattgacccactgagttttcacattttggtttcagttgAGCCCTCAAATAATTGGATTTGACTGGGCTGTTAACTGaaaacttttaaatgttttaattttttgtttgaagGGAGTACAATTGTTCAAcacattttaacagttaaatTCAATGCTGCGGTCTCAATTGTGCGTAAATGGTTTGCAACTTGTTCTACGTTCCACTGGACAACTCTCTACTTAATGAGTAGAAGACCTGCCCATTAGGGACTTGTTTAATGGACTCAAGAATTAATAGAAATGACATTGATTAATTACATCTGAATACACACGTTTCCAACATCCTGTATCTGGAACAAAGAACTGACAGCTAATATGTATCGGTGGTGCGTCATGTCAGATCCAGATTAGTATACAAGCAACTGCTAAATCAAAGCcaattaattgaaatgttaGCTGGTGCAAATAACAGCACACTCCATGTACTGTACCCCCAGGAATAGATCTGAGCAACACTTATTCTCAGCATCGCTCCTAATAATACCTGCATTGCTAAACCTTACGTTTGATAAACTGTAGAGCCTTGCATTTATCATACCAGCATGCCATTGCTAGTGActaatttcagcttttataaaTCGACATATGAATAGTACTGAATTTTTTTAAGTGGAAAAAGCTAACATCAGTGACTGTAATAACCCTGTCCCTTTTCATTTACACAGTCACATTTGACATCTGGCACACAGGAATGGACCTCAGTGGTATATCTAGTTCTGGGCTTCTATTCTTACGGGTATAAAGGGTCCCATCTTTCCCTTTAATTAGACCCCAAGTCCAGCTATATTGCAAAGTAACATGCCCCTTTTTCCACGGTTACTCGGTCACCACAGGGTGAGGACTTTAAGAACAGTTCCTGAAGCACTGAAAAGAAACGGACTCCCTCTTTCCCCAATATTATTAGAATACTCCAAGTAAATACCAAAATGACttaatgaatttgtttttgaaaaataaaagcagtgtatagacaacccatttaaaaaaaaaaaatcaaaatcaaaatctactattaataaataaaatcctaGTGCTGCCCATTATGGGCAGTCCTCCAATGTACACCCTTATGTGCAAAACCACCACTCCGGGTCAGAAATCGCAAGGATCTACTGCAAAGAATGGACATAACACATCCTTGTTAGTCTTTCTAATGTCTACAAACCAGCCCACGCCATCTGCTTACTAAAGGTGAAGTAAATAATCACGCACTTCCTTGTTAACGAATAGTTTCAACAAAGTAAACATGTagcaaataaaaaccaaaacaatggcaacagttcatctttttttctacattcagttcttttacaaaataaattcatttaaatcttTTCAAACAGTTATCCCTTAATTTGCTTAATTCAACATGGCTTGTACTGAGGGAAATGGGAGAGGTGAAAAATTGCACAGTGTCACATTCTTGGTACAGtcagccttttaaaataaaaaacaccgcGCTTTCACAGTGAAGATGGCAAGACCTGACGCGGAGCTCCAGAGGCCTGCCCCCAAATCAGCTGTCCTTGTAGACGAAGAGAATGTCCTCATCTGTCCCATAGCTCATGCGGGCCTCCTCAAAATTACTGATGCTGGTGCAACACACCCCTGTTAAGCACAAAtgcaccacacatgcacacacacacaagagggTGAGAATACTGCATTTCAGACCTATGAATGGTTCTGGAGTACTCTGTCAGTAAAGTTAAACTGTGATACCACTAATCAGAAGAATGAAGCCCTGCACAAATGAGAGGTGAGAAGGGTCTGAGTGTAAAAATTGCTCTCAGTGTAAGTGTCACGGTGACATATTCATCCCCCGTGCCACTTGTATACGTTTCAGGCGGGAACTCACGGTCAGAGTAGGCGGGGTTGTTGTAGAAAATACAGCCGGTGCCGCGGTTGAAGCCACACACCACCACAAAGTGGCCTTGGTATTCGGGTTTCCTGCAGAAGCACTTCTGGCCCACAGGGAGGAAGCAGCAATACTTCACTGGTGTGGAGCAGAGTTCGCACACCAGCACTACGGCGTTGACCAGCACGATGGCCACATGGCCCTGAACCAAGTGGTTCTGAATTTCCTGGATGGTCACTGAGCTTTGGGGAAGGGGGATGTCACAGTGCAGTGCTTAATATCCATGCATTTACTCACTTGTTTATGACAATTTATTATCCCCTACCTTTAATTTCTTTGATTAACTTGGACTGCTCAAACACTGTTTTAAGCGAGCCTCATCTTTGCAAAACCCTCCAGCACTGAGAGTGTCGACTACCACATGCATCATCAGTAGCCTGGACCATACTCACTAAATGTGGACAACAAAAATCACAGTTGGCTGCAGGCTATATGAATACATCTTTTTCCCCTGCACGGGTTTCCTGTACTGTCAAGGGTGCCCTTTAATTGATAGGAAGGATATAGGCTAGAAATACATCTTATTCCTTCATAAAATAAGGTGTcatgagagagaaggaaaaatgtttcataCCATTTCTTGACTACCACTCCTTTGCTCTCAGCTTTTAGAAAGAGTTCGTTGACTCTGTCCTCTTCggtttcaaaatgttttttgtagaATGACTAGATTTGAAAAGAGTGAGATGATGAGTGAGTCTGCGTTTCTCACATGATTGATatgatttttcccccctttctatAAAACATTTGTTACAGAAATGTGCACTGCAGAAACCACCAATGAACATCCAACTAAAAATATGGTCACTTTTTGGAAGGTGAAACTGAAAGCCTTCTTTAAGCACAGTCcatcaaatatataattatcCCATATTCAGCCTATCTTAAGACAAACTGTACATTGTAAATCAAAGGAATGTACCCAGTAAAAGCACTCAAGTTTATGAGGCATATCATACTTTTTAGGTGCATGACATTTCACAAATTtatcaataaaacaaagcaaacataAATGACTACTACAAATGACATCAAATTTTAGCGTGGCTACACagacatttcattatttatttgccaaaCAGAAATTCTTACATAAATTTCATATGACAAATATAATGAAGCCATTCTAAAAAATACCTTGTTGAAGGGTATAACGAGTGTTGTTATAAAATTCATGCCTGAAACCTTAAAGTGACAGGTCTATTTAACACAATACTACAATTCTAGTCCAGAATATGTCCATAATCAGCTACTTTACCTGGTTCCTGAAGCCCTTGTCCACACCCAGCGTCTGAGTGCAGAACAGGTGTCTGACTCCAAGCTGGCACATGAGGTAGGCCAAGTCGATTGtccacacactctctgtcaGCTTTAGCTCCCAACAAGCACTCTGGAAGTCCTCTTCACTCACAGGGTGAAGGTACCTACAGAACACAATGAACCCATGCCCACTGTCTCCCAATACACAAGTCAGGTGGTACCATGATTACAATTAGCTATCCAAAACTAACAAcataagcaaaaacaaattcaaggGCACAGAAAAATCAAACGCAAATATTTAACCAGtattgagaaaaacaaaataccaTTGTGTCCTTTTCCTAGCACCGTGGCAGTGCTGAATTGCCAAGATAGCGCTGAACCAGGTCCAAATAAGGAGTTCtaacagacagaaaatgaagTTCATCCAGTCAGAGAACTGGACGAAACACTTACTTAAAAACCATTCGCGAACAAGCCAAGCCGCAGTCCCAGTGGTACAGCTGCCGGATGACAGGTACGTTTAACAGAACGACATCAtctgtcaaatttaaaaaaatatgaccacAACGTTAGAATGAACAGCTCATGGATTTTGCAGAGGGGAAACAACCAGTTAAATCTTGAACAAATGACTTGACCCCTTCTGCAGTCCTCTGCTCGTACACGTTGCCATTTGAAGTCAACTCCTCGAGGAATACTGGTCGCCTATCCAGTGATTTGACGCAGACTTTAGTAACACAAGAACCAACCTTGTAAACATCTTCAGTCCAAAACCATCGACTAGTAGCCCTCCTCCATTCCCTCTCTTAAACCCTTGGGCAGGTTGTATGCACTCAGTTTAAGAACACTGCAGTAACGTTGATCATGTTAGATAGCCATTTATTCAGCATTGTGTGTCATTTCTGACTTCTAAGGCGAGAAGGAATCAGTAGCTAACACTAACAATTTGGTTAGCCAAAAATCTTGATAaatattgctagctagctactttgttttgtttgagctGGTACTGGTAGTAGCTGAAAGTGCACTCTTGGATACATGTTAGTTAACACTGGCAATGTAACGTcgtaaatattaaatatgtgacATACTTAGCTAGGTAGCAGCCAGCAAtcaagttagctagctcgcAGGGGATACTGGTAATTTAGCTAACGATCAATTAGCAAGCTAACTGGGCTAAGGTTCGCTACATCCACTTCAAATCCAAGGCATCATATCAAGTTAGCTAGCGATCAAGCTAACGTTGAGTGACAACTAGCAACCAAATAGTCGTTGATGCAAATGCAATTGGTGTGTATTCCTACCTGTCATTCTGTTACGTTTTTATTTGTCGCTCGTTTAATGTAGATCAGCTGTCTTGTCCCCGTTAATCCCGTCGGGTACCTCATGAAGTCTTTGAGAGCCAAACGGCTACCAAGTCGGCTAGTAAACTAGCTAACTTACATTATCTGCCTATGTTGTTTGAACACTAACCCCGGTATCATTGTCACAAACTACAGACCCGTTGTCTGCTACTTGTAACTCTGTGGCTAGGCTGTGTCTTGCCTATCGAGGGAGGGGGCTGCGCAACTTCCTCTTTGGAAGGTATGTTTCGGCAACACTGCCCCTGCCAGAACTATGGTCGAATGGCCTCGCCCTAAACATGGGTGTGTTTTTTAGTTTGTCGAAAAGATTAAAGTCTTGTGATTGCGAATAAGGTAACTTGTAAAATGATCACTGAACAAAACTGCCAACGAATTAATAAAACACGTGAATTCCGCGTTGACCCTTGAGACTGCTCTTCGTGTAATAATTTGATTGTGATTTAGGGAACTTGCAGCTTGCCAGCATTAGTGCAATAATGCAAAATACTTCACCTTAACATACTTAATTCGATTTGTGTGTTGCTTTCCAGCTAGCTAGCGATATTTTCAGACAGTGTGTCgcctaatttatttaaattgtataaCCTATTTTACTACTAATGATACTAGCTAACGcggaaagaataaaaaaacaaatctttatAAACGGAAATAATCTTATAACTTCCGGAGTAGCTAGTGCATTCTGGGTGGCGGAAAATACGCCTTTGCGTTGATAGCACGCTTAGCTAAGAAGCAGTGTTCTACGAAGCGGCTGCGATCATatcttccaaaaaatatttaatatatcaaGGAGGTAAGGACTGTGTTATGATATAGTCTTCCGTTGATCACATTAGTCTAATGCACCAATGGCGATATGTTAGCTAGTCCAAGACTGAAAAAAGAACTTtagtacagaaatgaatggaaCGGTAGTCATGAGCACTAGCAACAATGCTAGGGTTGTTTATTGTTTGGTCGTCGTTAGTTTGTTATCTAACGCTAATATCGTTTTAAATTCGATTGATTTTCCTAATACATTGAATTGGATCTCAACGGAGTATACTGGGTTGGTTTTGTAAGATGCTcgtaaaatgcaaaaaaactaCGAGGCCATCTTTTATTCAGTGACTAAAGCATACCAAATGACTGAGTGGTCGGTTTGCGCGGCGgctatttctctgtttttcagttGAGTGGCCTAGACAAAAGTAGTATATAATGTTGGCCGTCTGTTTTTAGAATTGTGTTTTTACAGATAACACGAATATCTAAAACAACTAACTATTATGCATCAGCGAGACATCGAATTGCTTAGTTTTAATGGCGACAAAACGCGTAAGGCCCGATAAGGTTCGGCATAGTTATCCATAAAACACATCGTACTGGTTTCACACAACTCGTCGCAGCTATTGTTTGTAGCTAATGACTAAACCGGTTGTTTTCTGCATAAACGGGTGGTCGAGTACGCGTTCTAAACATCGAGTTGAAGAGAGGGTATCCTATCCGGCCTTATGGAAGTGCAGGTGtcctttcactttttttcaacTTTCATCGATCAACTTTCCTATATCTTCTTTCAGTGTTTAGTTACCAGCGAAGATGTCCATCGGCGTGCCTATTAAAGTCCTGCACGAAGCAGAGGGACATATTGTGACCTGTGAGACCAACACTGGCGAGGTGTACAGAGGGAAACTCATAGAAGCAGAGGACAATATGAATTGTCAGGTAATGCAACTCAACACTACAGCAAGAACTATACTCAGTATTAGGAAGTGACTAATTATAACAACATTTCGTAATTGAGGTGCTGTGCCAGAGgtccatttaaatttaatttgatcattacatttttttgttgatttaaatTAATAGAGATTAATGTCTATGATGCCTCATTGTATTGTGTTAAATTGTCTGGGATGTCCCATATTGTATTGTTAGAAATTATTGTGATGTTGGCGTTAAATGTTGGGACCCTGTTGTTTTTACTATTGTGTACCGCTCACAAATTCCACCAGCCTTGGctgtgtggtcattaaagaatctgaatctgaattagTTAATTTAAGTAAATTTGTCATGGACTGCTTCTagttttcatttctgatttacaagtacatttaaaaatctgttaaattataattaaaccCCTTCCGTCCTTAGATGGCAAACATCACAGTGACATACAGAGATGGACGTGTGGCCCAGCTAGAACAGGTCTACATCCGGGGAAGCAAGATCCGATTCCTGATCCTGCCGGACATGCTAAAGAATGCGCCCATGCTAAAGAGCATGAAGAATAAGAACCAGGGATCTGGAGCAGGAAGAGGGAAAGCAGCCATTCTCAAAGCCCAAGGTGAGAGAGATGCGATCTGTAATGACCATTGAAAAAGGTGTAGTCTGAAGCATTTTGCTGCCACATTGGAaagcattagtttttttttagatgtcaGTCTACTATGCTGTGCttaatttatttgcagttttaCCAAGGATACATTTTACATAGTGTATTGCATAATtgacatttgtttaatttctttcagtGGCTGCAAGAGGTCGAGGACGTGGTGGAATGGGACGAGGAAACATTTTCCAGAAAAGGCGATAGTTTTTGTTTGTGACCcttttaaaactgtttaaaaactgTACAGCTGTTTTGAACCTTTTTCCTCCTTTGTAAGACATTCATTATGGCTACCTGTTGCTTGGAATATAAGCGTGAAGAAGCATGGTTTAACAGGTTTGTTTTTGGAGactcaataaagttttttttaaatacttatctgctacttgtttattttgctgaacAAATGAAGGCCAGTTATGTTTAATGGCATTACAACATGGCAAAATAATTAGGTAGCTATAAATGTTGGGTAATGTTAGGTTTAGCAGTTGTGGCCCAGTGTCCTTGATAGTTAAGTGGAGGGCTAGGTTTACACTAGTCCATATTGGGTTATCTGTCTTAAGTTTAGCAGTAAAGTACACTAGGTACAGTTACTCAGATCAAGTTGAAGAAACCAAATCTTTGACTTGTTTTAATTTTTGGAGCTGATCTACTGCTGTAAACATAAGCATTTACCCTTATTACCCAGAGGCTCATTTCACAGAAGTGATTGGAGACAACTTAAGTCTTGAATCACAAGTTGTTAATTTTAG is part of the Anguilla anguilla isolate fAngAng1 chromosome 10, fAngAng1.pri, whole genome shotgun sequence genome and encodes:
- the gucd1 gene encoding protein GUCD1 isoform X1, producing the protein MTDDVVLLNVPVIRQLYHWDCGLACSRMVFNGHGFIVFCRYLHPVSEEDFQSACWELKLTESVWTIDLAYLMCQLGVRHLFCTQTLGVDKGFRNQSFYKKHFETEEDRVNELFLKAESKGVVVKKCSVTIQEIQNHLVQGHVAIVLVNAVVLVCELCSTPVKYCCFLPVGQKCFCRKPEYQGHFVVVCGFNRGTGCIFYNNPAYSDRVCCTSISNFEEARMSYGTDEDILFVYKDS
- the gucd1 gene encoding protein GUCD1 isoform X2: MTDDVVLLNVPVIRQLYHWDCGLACSRMVFKYLHPVSEEDFQSACWELKLTESVWTIDLAYLMCQLGVRHLFCTQTLGVDKGFRNQSFYKKHFETEEDRVNELFLKAESKGVVVKKCSVTIQEIQNHLVQGHVAIVLVNAVVLVCELCSTPVKYCCFLPVGQKCFCRKPEYQGHFVVVCGFNRGTGCIFYNNPAYSDRVCCTSISNFEEARMSYGTDEDILFVYKDS
- the gucd1 gene encoding protein GUCD1 isoform X3, encoding MVFNGHGFIVFCRYLHPVSEEDFQSACWELKLTESVWTIDLAYLMCQLGVRHLFCTQTLGVDKGFRNQSFYKKHFETEEDRVNELFLKAESKGVVVKKCSVTIQEIQNHLVQGHVAIVLVNAVVLVCELCSTPVKYCCFLPVGQKCFCRKPEYQGHFVVVCGFNRGTGCIFYNNPAYSDRVCCTSISNFEEARMSYGTDEDILFVYKDS
- the gucd1 gene encoding protein GUCD1 isoform X4 — translated: MVFKYLHPVSEEDFQSACWELKLTESVWTIDLAYLMCQLGVRHLFCTQTLGVDKGFRNQSFYKKHFETEEDRVNELFLKAESKGVVVKKCSVTIQEIQNHLVQGHVAIVLVNAVVLVCELCSTPVKYCCFLPVGQKCFCRKPEYQGHFVVVCGFNRGTGCIFYNNPAYSDRVCCTSISNFEEARMSYGTDEDILFVYKDS
- the snrpd3 gene encoding small nuclear ribonucleoprotein Sm D3; translated protein: MSIGVPIKVLHEAEGHIVTCETNTGEVYRGKLIEAEDNMNCQMANITVTYRDGRVAQLEQVYIRGSKIRFLILPDMLKNAPMLKSMKNKNQGSGAGRGKAAILKAQVAARGRGRGGMGRGNIFQKRR